A stretch of Penaeus vannamei isolate JL-2024 chromosome 18, ASM4276789v1, whole genome shotgun sequence DNA encodes these proteins:
- the LOC113826144 gene encoding neural cell adhesion molecule L1.1 — protein sequence MEVNKGIAAAVFLALPGLVASLSNLRATVVTGAFVQLEWERGKGAEREFEVAWGKGSSVLLSANSSTATVTDLEPGTSYLFTVTTVADSRELKRSLHVRTASLRLHELWRNQLQVAWHSGFKNRKAVRMAYKVQWNITSRALSSNYTSNQTTFVNSTEAEILQIPVPHYARIAVCVQIRQQEDEWSRKICDSLTTPSGKPGKVRDLTVIPDDRSLRLTWEDPGDTPPTGELDRVSIDVSNTCKRLWTYNEPIHNLINGSGKWAFTVRHLQPDSDYTIEVRVWNKGSAGSDVVSRKARTLPGVPSPPRALLAIPWNTSQVLLSWAPPIRPQGILVNYTVLVDGKVDTCEEDTLQVHRCKIKGLTPGESYRTEVAACNRLHCNLAIAAEVAMPSARALPVWIPVLLAFLLLIVLGFLPFMLWRSKKLVDRLNERIRPGKKAVLASDKPAENQTPNPDVHVYDDPYTLGVLYAPQVSQTDSPLGEDQRQNSISGVVYANLPASTEHQYANIH from the exons TGGCCAGCCTGAGTAACCTGAGAGCGACCGTCGTCACAGGCGCCTTCGTCCAGCTGGAGTGGGAG AGAGGCAAGGGAGCAGAGCGGGAGTTCGAGGTCGCCTGGGGGAAGGGGTCCTCGGTCCTCCTCAGCGCCAACTCTTCAACGGCGACAGTAACGGACCTGGAACCCGGCACCTCCTACTTATTCACGGTCACCACCGTGGCCGACTCTCGTGAATTGAAGAGATCGCTCCATGTACGGACAG CGTCGCTGAGGCTGCACGAGCTGTGGCGGAACCAGCTGCAGGTGGCGTGGCACTCAGGCTTCAAGAATCGGAAAGCAGTCCGAATGGCGTACAAAGTGCAGTGGAAT ATAACATCCAGAGCACTTTCAAGCAACTACACTTCCAACCAAACCACATTTGTGAACTCGACTGAGGCTGAAATACTGCAAATACCTGTCCCACACTATGCACGGATCGCAGTGTGCGTCCAGATTCGACAGCAGGAGGATGAATGGTCTCGGAAGATATGCGATTCTCTAACAACACCGTCTGGAA AGCCAGGAAAAGTAAGAGACCTGACGGTTATTCCAGACGACCGTTCCTTGAGACTGACTTGGGAAGACCCGGGCGACACTCCTCCCACAGGAGAATTGGACAGGGTGTCAATAGACGTGAGCAACACATGCAAAAGGCTGTGGACGTATAATGAGCCCATTCATAATTTGATTAATGGCTCCGGGAAGTGGGCTTTCACCGTCAGGCATCTCCAGCCCGATTCAGACTATACTATAGAG GTGAGAGTCTGGAACAAAGGAAGTGCTGGCTCCGACGTTGTGTCACGAAAGGCAAGGACTCTCCCTGGCG TCCCGTCGCCGCCACGAGCTCTCCTTGCCATTCCCTGGAACACCTCGCAGGTCCTTCTCTCGTGGGCGCCGCCAATCAGGCCTCAGGGCATCCTTGTCAACTACACCGTCTTGGTTGATGGGAAAGTCGACACGTGCGAAGAGGACACGCTCCAAGTGCATCGGTGCAAG ataAAAGGCCTCACCCCTGGAGAAAGCTATCGCACCGAGGTGGCAGCGTGCAACAGACTTCACTGCAACTTAGCGATTGCAGCAGAGGTCGCCATGCCATCCGCAAGAGCCCTCCCAGTGTGGATCCCGGTCCTGCTGgccttccttcttctcatcgTCCTCGGATTTCTGCCCTTCATGCTGTG GCGAAGCAAGAAATTGGTGGATCGTCTGAATGAAAGAATTCGACCAGGAAAAAAAGCAGTTTTGGCTTCA GATAAGCCAGCCGAGAACCAGACGCCAAACCCTGATGTGCATGTGTACGATGATCCATACACCCTGGGAGTTCTTTACGCACCTCAAGTGAGCCAAACTGATAGTCCTTTAGGCGAAGATCAGAGGCAAAACAGTATCAGTGGGGTTGTGTATGCCAATCTACCTGCAAGCACTGAGCATCAGTATGCAAATATTCATTAA